From Elephas maximus indicus isolate mEleMax1 chromosome 1, mEleMax1 primary haplotype, whole genome shotgun sequence, a single genomic window includes:
- the EHMT2 gene encoding histone-lysine N-methyltransferase EHMT2 isoform X1, which yields MRGLPRGRGLMRARGRGRAAPPGSRGRGRGGTHRGRGRPRSLLSLPRAQASWAPQLPTGLTSSPVPCLPSQGEAPAEMGALLLEKEPRGATERVHGSLGDISHNEEALPKASPDPLEPAGPSSPASVTVTVGDEGVDTPVGATPLIGDEPESLEGDGDLHGGRILLGHATKSFPSSPSKGGGGACPSRAKMSMTGAGKSPPSVQSLAMRLLSMPGAQGVAAAGPEAPPATTSPEGQPKVHRARKTMSKPGNGQPPVPEKRPPEVQHFRMSDDVHSLGKVTSDVVKRRKLNSGGGLSEELGSARGSGEVTLQKGDPGSLEEWETVVGDDFSLYYDSYSVDERVDSDSKSEVEALAEQLSEEEEEEEEEEEEEEEEEEEEEEEEEDEESGNQSDRSGSSGRRKAKKKWRKDSPWVKPTRKRRKREPPRAKEPRGVNGVGSSGPSEYMEVPLGSLELPSEGTLSPNHAGVSNDTSSLETERGFEELPLCSCRMEAPKIDRISERAGHKCMATESVDGELSGCNAAILKRETMRPSSRVALMVLCETHRARMVKHHCCPGCGYFCTAGTFLECHPDFRVAHRFHKACVSQLNGMVFCPHCGEDASEAQEVTIPRGDGMTPPAGAAAPAPPPLAQDAPGRADTSQPSARMRGHGEPRRPLCDPLADTIDSSGPSLTLPNGGCLSAVGLPPGPGREALEKALVIQESERRKKLRFHPRQLYLSVKQGELQKVILMLLDNLDPNFQSDQQSKRTPLHAAAQKGSVEICHVLLQAGANINAVDKQQRTPLMEAVVNNHLEVARYMVQRGGCVYSKEEDGSTCLHHAAKIGNLEMVSLLLSTGQVDVNAQDSGGWTPIIWAAEHKHIEVIRMLLTRGADVTLTDNEENICLHWASFTGSAAIAEVLLNARCDLHAVNYHGDTPLHIAARESYHDCVLLFLSRGANPELRNKEGDTAWDLTPERSDVWFALQLNRKLRLGVGNRAIRTEKIICRDVARGYENVPIPCVNGVDGEPCPEDYKYISENCETSTMNIDRNITHLQHCTCVDDCSSSNCLCGQLSIRCWYDKDGRLLQEFNKIEPPLIFECNQACSCWRNCKNRVVQSGIKVRLQLYRTAKMGWGVRALQTIPQGTFICEYVGELISDAEADVREDDSYLFDLDNKDGEVYCIDARYYGNISRFINHLCDPNIIPVRVFMLHQDLRFPRIAFFSSRDIRTGEELGFDYGDRFWDIKSKYFTCQCGSEKCKHSAEAIALEQSRLARLDPHPELLPELSSLPPVNP from the exons ATGCGGGGTCTACCGAGAGGGAGGGGGCTGATGCGGGCTCGGGGGAGGGGTCGTGCAGCCCCTCCGGGCAGCCGAGGCCGCGGAAGGGGGGGCACCCATAGGGGGAGAGGTAGGCCCCGAAGCCTGCTCTCTCTTCCCAGGGCCCAGGCGTCCTGGGCCCCCCAACTCCCTACTGGGCTGACCAGCTCTCCCGTCCCCTGTCTCCCCTCCCAGGGGGAGGCCCCCGCTGAAATGGGGGCGCTGCTGCTGGAAAAAGAGCCCAGAGGAGCCACCGAGAGAG TTCATGGCTCTTTGGGAGACATTTCTCATAATGAGGAGGCCCTACCCAAGGCCAGCCCTGATCCCCTGGAGCCGGCAGGCCCCTCATCCCCAGCTTCTGTCACTGTCACCGTCGGCGATGAGGGGGTTGACACCCCTGTGGGAGCCACACCGCTCATTGGGGATGAGCCTGAGAGTCTCGAGGGAGATGGGGACCTCCATGGGGGCCGCATCCTGCTGG GGCATGCCACAAAGTCATTTCCCTCTTCCCCCAGCAAGGGAGGCGGGGGTGCCTGTCCCAGTCGGGCCAAGATGTCAATGACAGGAGCTGGGAAGTCACCCCCCTCAGTCCAGAGCTTGGCCATGAGGCTGCTGAGTATGCCAGGGGCCCAGggggtggcagcagcagggccTGAAGCCCCTCCGGCCACCACCAGTCCAGAGGGGCAGCCCAAGGTCCACAGAGCCAGGAAAACCATGTCCAAACCCGGAAATGGACAG cccccagtccCTGAGAAGCGACCCCCTGAAGTACAGCATTTCCGAATGAGTGACGACGTGCACTCTCTGGGGAAGGTCACCTCAG ATGTCGTGAAAAGGAGGAAACTGAACTCTGGAGGTGGTCTG TCGGAGGAGTTGGGTTCTGCCCGTGGCTCAGGAGAAGTGACCCTGCAGAAgggggaccctgggtccctggaaGAGTGGGAGACGGTGGTGGGGGACGACTTTAGTCTCTACTATGATTCCTATTCTGTGGACGAACGCGTGGACTCTGACAGCAAG TCTGAAGTTGAAGCTCTTGCCGAACAATTGagtgaagaagaggaggaagaggaggaggaggaagaggaagaagaggaagaggaagaggaggaggaagaggaagaagaagatgaGGAGTCAGGCAATCAGTCAGACAGG aGTGGCTCCAGTGGCCGGCGCAAGGCCAAGAAGAAATGGCGGAAGGACAGCCCATGGGTGAAGCCAACCCGGAAACGGCGGAAACGTGAGCCTCCACGAGCCAAGGAGCCACGAG gAGTGAATGGTGTGGGCTCCTCAGGCCCCAGTGAGTACATGGAGGTCCCTCTGGGGTCCCTGGAGCTGCCCAGCGAGGGGACCCTCTCCCCCAACCACGCTG GGGTGTCTAATGACACGTCTTCGCTGGAGACGGAGCGTGGGTTTGAGGAGCTGCCCCTCTGCAGCTGCCGCATGGAGGCGCCCAAGATCGACCGCATCAGCGAGAGGGCGGGGCATAAATGCATGGCCACCGAAAGTGTGGATGGAGAG CTGTCGGGCTGCAATGCTGCAATCCTCAAGCGGGAGACCATGAGGCCCTCCAGCCGTGTGGCCCTGATGGTGCTCTGTGAGACCCACCGTGCCCGTATGGTCAAACATCACTGCTGCCCAGGTTGTGGCTACTTCTGCACGGCG GGCACCTTCCTGGAGTGCCACCCTGACTTCCGCGTGGCTCATCGCTTCCACAAGGCCTGTGTGTCCCAACTGAACGGGATGGTCTTTTGTCCCCACTGTGGGGAGGATGCCTCCGAGGCTCAGGAGGTGACCATCCCCCGGGGGGATGGGATGACCCCACCAGCTGGTGCTGCAGCCCCTGCCCCACCACCCCTGGCCCAGGATGCTCCCGGGAGAGCAGACACATCCCAGCCCAG CGCCCGGATGCGAGGGCATGGTGAGCCCCGACGTCCCCTCTGTGACCCCCTGGCGGACACCATTGACAGCTCAGGGCCCTCTCTTACCCTGCCCAATGGGGGCTGCCTCTCAGCTGTGGGGCTGCCTCCTGGACCAGGCCGGGAAGCCCTGGAAAAGGCCCTGGTCATCCAGGAGTCAGAGAG GCGGAAGAAGCTTCGTTTCCACCCACGACAGCTGTACCTGTCGGTGAAGCAGGGGGAGCTGCAGAAGGTGATCCTGATGCTGT TGGACAACCTGGACCCCAACTTCCAGAGTGACCAGCAGAGCAAGCGCACGCCCCTGCACGCAGCTGCCCAGAAGGGCTCCGTGGAGATCTGCCACGTGCTGCTGCAG GCTGGAGCCAACATCAATGCAGTGGACAAGCAGCAGCGGACGCCGCTAATGGAGGCCGTGGTGAACAACCACCTGGAGGTGGCACGCTACATGGTGCAGCGTGGTGGCTGCGTCTACAGCAAG GAAGAGGATGGCTCCACCTGCCTCCACCATGCAGCCAAAATCGGGAACCTGGAGATGGTCAGCCTGCTGCTCAGCACAGGACAGGTGGATGTCAATGCCCAG GACAGTGGGGGGTGGACGCCCATCATCTGGGCCGCAGAGCACAAGCACATTGAGGTGATACGCATGCTGTTGACACGGGGCGCCGATGTCACCCTCACTGACAAT GAAGAGAACATCTGCCTGCACTGGGCCTCCTTCACTGGCAGCGCCGCCATTGCTGAGGTCCTCCTGAACGCCCGCTGTGACCTGCATGCTGTCAACTACCACGGGGACACGCCCCTGCACATCGCAGCCAGGGAGAGCTACCATGACTGCGTGCT GTTGTTCCTGTCACGTGGGGCAAACCCTGAGCTGCGGAACAAAGAGGGGGACACAGCATGGGACTTGACCCCTGAGCGCTCCGATGTGTGGTTCGCACTCCAGCTAAACCGCAAGCTGCGGCTCGGAGTGGGAAACCGGGCCATCCGCACAGAGAAGATCATCTGCCG GGATGTGGCTCGGGGCTATGAGAACGTGCCCATTCCCTGTGTCAATGGTGTGGATGGGGAGCCCTGCCCCGAGGACTACAAGTACATCTCAGAGAACTGCGAGACATCCACCATGAACATTGACCGTAACATCACCCACCTGCAG CACTGCACATGTGTGGATGACTGCTCCAGCTCCAACTGCCTTTGCGGCCAGCTTAGCATCCGGTGCTGGTACGACAAG GACGGGCGGCTGCTCCAGGAGTTTAACAAGATCGAGCCCCCCCTGATTTTTGAGTGTAACCAGGCTTGCTCCTGCTGGAGGAACTGCAAGAACCGGGTAGTGCAAAGTGGCATCAA ggTGAGACTGCAGCTCTACCGGACAGCCAAGATGGGCTGGGGGGTCCGTGCCCTGCAGACCATCCCCCAGGGGACCTTCATCTGCGA GTATGTCGGGGAGCTGATCTCCGATGCCGAGGCCGATGTGAGAGAGGATGATTCTTACCTCTTCGACTTAGACAACAAG GATGGAGAGGTGTACTGCATTGATGCCCGTTACTATGGCAATATCAGCCGCTTCATCAACCACCTGTGCGACCCCAACATCATCCCCGTCCGGGTTTTCATGCTGCACCAAGACCTGCGGTTTCCACGCATTGCCTTCTTCAGTTCCCGAGACATCCGGACGGGGGAGGAGCTAGG gtttgaCTATGGTGACCGCTTCTGGGACATCAAAAGCAAATATTTCACCTGCCAGTGTGGCTCTGAGAAGTGCAAGCATTCAGCCGAGGCCATTGCCCTGGAGCAGAGCCGCCTGGCCCGCCTGGACCCCCACCCTGAGCTGCTGCCTGAGCTCAGCTCCCTGCCCCCCGTCAACCCCTGA
- the EHMT2 gene encoding histone-lysine N-methyltransferase EHMT2 isoform X3: MRGLPRGRGLMRARGRGRAAPPGSRGRGRGGTHRGRGRPRSLLSLPRAQASWAPQLPTGLTSSPVPCLPSQGEAPAEMGALLLEKEPRGATERVHGSLGDISHNEEALPKASPDPLEPAGPSSPASVTVTVGDEGVDTPVGATPLIGDEPESLEGDGDLHGGRILLGHATKSFPSSPSKGGGGACPSRAKMSMTGAGKSPPSVQSLAMRLLSMPGAQGVAAAGPEAPPATTSPEGQPKVHRARKTMSKPGNGQPPVPEKRPPEVQHFRMSDDVHSLGKVTSDVVKRRKLNSGGGLSEELGSARGSGEVTLQKGDPGSLEEWETVVGDDFSLYYDSYSVDERVDSDSKSEVEALAEQLSEEEEEEEEEEEEEEEEEEEEEEEEEDEESGNQSDRSGSSGRRKAKKKWRKDSPWVKPTRKRRKREPPRAKEPRGVNGVGSSGPSEYMEVPLGSLELPSEGTLSPNHAGVSNDTSSLETERGFEELPLCSCRMEAPKIDRISERAGHKCMATESVDGELSGCNAAILKRETMRPSSRVALMVLCETHRARMVKHHCCPGCGYFCTAGTFLECHPDFRVAHRFHKACVSQLNGMVFCPHCGEDASEAQEVTIPRGDGMTPPAGAAAPAPPPLAQDAPGRADTSQPSARMRGHGEPRRPLCDPLADTIDSSGPSLTLPNGGCLSAVGLPPGPGREALEKALVIQESERRKKLRFHPRQLYLSVKQGELQKVILMLLDNLDPNFQSDQQSKRTPLHAAAQKGSVEICHVLLQAGANINAVDKQQRTPLMEAVVNNHLEVARYMVQRGGCVYSKEEDGSTCLHHAAKIGNLEMVSLLLSTGQVDVNAQDSGGWTPIIWAAEHKHIEVIRMLLTRGADVTLTDNEENICLHWASFTGSAAIAEVLLNARCDLHAVNYHGDTPLHIAARESYHDCVLLFLSRGANPELRNKEGDTAWDLTPERSDVWFALQLNRKLRLGVGNRAIRTEKIICRDVARGYENVPIPCVNGVDGEPCPEDYKYISENCETSTMNIDRNITHLQHCTCVDDCSSSNCLCGQLSIRCWYDKDGRLLQEFNKIEPPLIFECNQACSCWRNCKNRVVQSGIKVRLQLYRTAKMGWGVRALQTIPQGTFICEYVGELISDAEADVREDDSYLFDLDNKV; encoded by the exons ATGCGGGGTCTACCGAGAGGGAGGGGGCTGATGCGGGCTCGGGGGAGGGGTCGTGCAGCCCCTCCGGGCAGCCGAGGCCGCGGAAGGGGGGGCACCCATAGGGGGAGAGGTAGGCCCCGAAGCCTGCTCTCTCTTCCCAGGGCCCAGGCGTCCTGGGCCCCCCAACTCCCTACTGGGCTGACCAGCTCTCCCGTCCCCTGTCTCCCCTCCCAGGGGGAGGCCCCCGCTGAAATGGGGGCGCTGCTGCTGGAAAAAGAGCCCAGAGGAGCCACCGAGAGAG TTCATGGCTCTTTGGGAGACATTTCTCATAATGAGGAGGCCCTACCCAAGGCCAGCCCTGATCCCCTGGAGCCGGCAGGCCCCTCATCCCCAGCTTCTGTCACTGTCACCGTCGGCGATGAGGGGGTTGACACCCCTGTGGGAGCCACACCGCTCATTGGGGATGAGCCTGAGAGTCTCGAGGGAGATGGGGACCTCCATGGGGGCCGCATCCTGCTGG GGCATGCCACAAAGTCATTTCCCTCTTCCCCCAGCAAGGGAGGCGGGGGTGCCTGTCCCAGTCGGGCCAAGATGTCAATGACAGGAGCTGGGAAGTCACCCCCCTCAGTCCAGAGCTTGGCCATGAGGCTGCTGAGTATGCCAGGGGCCCAGggggtggcagcagcagggccTGAAGCCCCTCCGGCCACCACCAGTCCAGAGGGGCAGCCCAAGGTCCACAGAGCCAGGAAAACCATGTCCAAACCCGGAAATGGACAG cccccagtccCTGAGAAGCGACCCCCTGAAGTACAGCATTTCCGAATGAGTGACGACGTGCACTCTCTGGGGAAGGTCACCTCAG ATGTCGTGAAAAGGAGGAAACTGAACTCTGGAGGTGGTCTG TCGGAGGAGTTGGGTTCTGCCCGTGGCTCAGGAGAAGTGACCCTGCAGAAgggggaccctgggtccctggaaGAGTGGGAGACGGTGGTGGGGGACGACTTTAGTCTCTACTATGATTCCTATTCTGTGGACGAACGCGTGGACTCTGACAGCAAG TCTGAAGTTGAAGCTCTTGCCGAACAATTGagtgaagaagaggaggaagaggaggaggaggaagaggaagaagaggaagaggaagaggaggaggaagaggaagaagaagatgaGGAGTCAGGCAATCAGTCAGACAGG aGTGGCTCCAGTGGCCGGCGCAAGGCCAAGAAGAAATGGCGGAAGGACAGCCCATGGGTGAAGCCAACCCGGAAACGGCGGAAACGTGAGCCTCCACGAGCCAAGGAGCCACGAG gAGTGAATGGTGTGGGCTCCTCAGGCCCCAGTGAGTACATGGAGGTCCCTCTGGGGTCCCTGGAGCTGCCCAGCGAGGGGACCCTCTCCCCCAACCACGCTG GGGTGTCTAATGACACGTCTTCGCTGGAGACGGAGCGTGGGTTTGAGGAGCTGCCCCTCTGCAGCTGCCGCATGGAGGCGCCCAAGATCGACCGCATCAGCGAGAGGGCGGGGCATAAATGCATGGCCACCGAAAGTGTGGATGGAGAG CTGTCGGGCTGCAATGCTGCAATCCTCAAGCGGGAGACCATGAGGCCCTCCAGCCGTGTGGCCCTGATGGTGCTCTGTGAGACCCACCGTGCCCGTATGGTCAAACATCACTGCTGCCCAGGTTGTGGCTACTTCTGCACGGCG GGCACCTTCCTGGAGTGCCACCCTGACTTCCGCGTGGCTCATCGCTTCCACAAGGCCTGTGTGTCCCAACTGAACGGGATGGTCTTTTGTCCCCACTGTGGGGAGGATGCCTCCGAGGCTCAGGAGGTGACCATCCCCCGGGGGGATGGGATGACCCCACCAGCTGGTGCTGCAGCCCCTGCCCCACCACCCCTGGCCCAGGATGCTCCCGGGAGAGCAGACACATCCCAGCCCAG CGCCCGGATGCGAGGGCATGGTGAGCCCCGACGTCCCCTCTGTGACCCCCTGGCGGACACCATTGACAGCTCAGGGCCCTCTCTTACCCTGCCCAATGGGGGCTGCCTCTCAGCTGTGGGGCTGCCTCCTGGACCAGGCCGGGAAGCCCTGGAAAAGGCCCTGGTCATCCAGGAGTCAGAGAG GCGGAAGAAGCTTCGTTTCCACCCACGACAGCTGTACCTGTCGGTGAAGCAGGGGGAGCTGCAGAAGGTGATCCTGATGCTGT TGGACAACCTGGACCCCAACTTCCAGAGTGACCAGCAGAGCAAGCGCACGCCCCTGCACGCAGCTGCCCAGAAGGGCTCCGTGGAGATCTGCCACGTGCTGCTGCAG GCTGGAGCCAACATCAATGCAGTGGACAAGCAGCAGCGGACGCCGCTAATGGAGGCCGTGGTGAACAACCACCTGGAGGTGGCACGCTACATGGTGCAGCGTGGTGGCTGCGTCTACAGCAAG GAAGAGGATGGCTCCACCTGCCTCCACCATGCAGCCAAAATCGGGAACCTGGAGATGGTCAGCCTGCTGCTCAGCACAGGACAGGTGGATGTCAATGCCCAG GACAGTGGGGGGTGGACGCCCATCATCTGGGCCGCAGAGCACAAGCACATTGAGGTGATACGCATGCTGTTGACACGGGGCGCCGATGTCACCCTCACTGACAAT GAAGAGAACATCTGCCTGCACTGGGCCTCCTTCACTGGCAGCGCCGCCATTGCTGAGGTCCTCCTGAACGCCCGCTGTGACCTGCATGCTGTCAACTACCACGGGGACACGCCCCTGCACATCGCAGCCAGGGAGAGCTACCATGACTGCGTGCT GTTGTTCCTGTCACGTGGGGCAAACCCTGAGCTGCGGAACAAAGAGGGGGACACAGCATGGGACTTGACCCCTGAGCGCTCCGATGTGTGGTTCGCACTCCAGCTAAACCGCAAGCTGCGGCTCGGAGTGGGAAACCGGGCCATCCGCACAGAGAAGATCATCTGCCG GGATGTGGCTCGGGGCTATGAGAACGTGCCCATTCCCTGTGTCAATGGTGTGGATGGGGAGCCCTGCCCCGAGGACTACAAGTACATCTCAGAGAACTGCGAGACATCCACCATGAACATTGACCGTAACATCACCCACCTGCAG CACTGCACATGTGTGGATGACTGCTCCAGCTCCAACTGCCTTTGCGGCCAGCTTAGCATCCGGTGCTGGTACGACAAG GACGGGCGGCTGCTCCAGGAGTTTAACAAGATCGAGCCCCCCCTGATTTTTGAGTGTAACCAGGCTTGCTCCTGCTGGAGGAACTGCAAGAACCGGGTAGTGCAAAGTGGCATCAA ggTGAGACTGCAGCTCTACCGGACAGCCAAGATGGGCTGGGGGGTCCGTGCCCTGCAGACCATCCCCCAGGGGACCTTCATCTGCGA GTATGTCGGGGAGCTGATCTCCGATGCCGAGGCCGATGTGAGAGAGGATGATTCTTACCTCTTCGACTTAGACAACAAG gtttga
- the EHMT2 gene encoding histone-lysine N-methyltransferase EHMT2 isoform X2 gives MAAAAGAAAAAAAEGEAPAEMGALLLEKEPRGATERVHGSLGDISHNEEALPKASPDPLEPAGPSSPASVTVTVGDEGVDTPVGATPLIGDEPESLEGDGDLHGGRILLGHATKSFPSSPSKGGGGACPSRAKMSMTGAGKSPPSVQSLAMRLLSMPGAQGVAAAGPEAPPATTSPEGQPKVHRARKTMSKPGNGQPPVPEKRPPEVQHFRMSDDVHSLGKVTSDVVKRRKLNSGGGLSEELGSARGSGEVTLQKGDPGSLEEWETVVGDDFSLYYDSYSVDERVDSDSKSEVEALAEQLSEEEEEEEEEEEEEEEEEEEEEEEEEDEESGNQSDRSGSSGRRKAKKKWRKDSPWVKPTRKRRKREPPRAKEPRGVNGVGSSGPSEYMEVPLGSLELPSEGTLSPNHAGVSNDTSSLETERGFEELPLCSCRMEAPKIDRISERAGHKCMATESVDGELSGCNAAILKRETMRPSSRVALMVLCETHRARMVKHHCCPGCGYFCTAGTFLECHPDFRVAHRFHKACVSQLNGMVFCPHCGEDASEAQEVTIPRGDGMTPPAGAAAPAPPPLAQDAPGRADTSQPSARMRGHGEPRRPLCDPLADTIDSSGPSLTLPNGGCLSAVGLPPGPGREALEKALVIQESERRKKLRFHPRQLYLSVKQGELQKVILMLLDNLDPNFQSDQQSKRTPLHAAAQKGSVEICHVLLQAGANINAVDKQQRTPLMEAVVNNHLEVARYMVQRGGCVYSKEEDGSTCLHHAAKIGNLEMVSLLLSTGQVDVNAQDSGGWTPIIWAAEHKHIEVIRMLLTRGADVTLTDNEENICLHWASFTGSAAIAEVLLNARCDLHAVNYHGDTPLHIAARESYHDCVLLFLSRGANPELRNKEGDTAWDLTPERSDVWFALQLNRKLRLGVGNRAIRTEKIICRDVARGYENVPIPCVNGVDGEPCPEDYKYISENCETSTMNIDRNITHLQHCTCVDDCSSSNCLCGQLSIRCWYDKDGRLLQEFNKIEPPLIFECNQACSCWRNCKNRVVQSGIKVRLQLYRTAKMGWGVRALQTIPQGTFICEYVGELISDAEADVREDDSYLFDLDNKDGEVYCIDARYYGNISRFINHLCDPNIIPVRVFMLHQDLRFPRIAFFSSRDIRTGEELGFDYGDRFWDIKSKYFTCQCGSEKCKHSAEAIALEQSRLARLDPHPELLPELSSLPPVNP, from the exons atggcggcggcggcgggagctgcagcggcggcggcggccgag GGGGAGGCCCCCGCTGAAATGGGGGCGCTGCTGCTGGAAAAAGAGCCCAGAGGAGCCACCGAGAGAG TTCATGGCTCTTTGGGAGACATTTCTCATAATGAGGAGGCCCTACCCAAGGCCAGCCCTGATCCCCTGGAGCCGGCAGGCCCCTCATCCCCAGCTTCTGTCACTGTCACCGTCGGCGATGAGGGGGTTGACACCCCTGTGGGAGCCACACCGCTCATTGGGGATGAGCCTGAGAGTCTCGAGGGAGATGGGGACCTCCATGGGGGCCGCATCCTGCTGG GGCATGCCACAAAGTCATTTCCCTCTTCCCCCAGCAAGGGAGGCGGGGGTGCCTGTCCCAGTCGGGCCAAGATGTCAATGACAGGAGCTGGGAAGTCACCCCCCTCAGTCCAGAGCTTGGCCATGAGGCTGCTGAGTATGCCAGGGGCCCAGggggtggcagcagcagggccTGAAGCCCCTCCGGCCACCACCAGTCCAGAGGGGCAGCCCAAGGTCCACAGAGCCAGGAAAACCATGTCCAAACCCGGAAATGGACAG cccccagtccCTGAGAAGCGACCCCCTGAAGTACAGCATTTCCGAATGAGTGACGACGTGCACTCTCTGGGGAAGGTCACCTCAG ATGTCGTGAAAAGGAGGAAACTGAACTCTGGAGGTGGTCTG TCGGAGGAGTTGGGTTCTGCCCGTGGCTCAGGAGAAGTGACCCTGCAGAAgggggaccctgggtccctggaaGAGTGGGAGACGGTGGTGGGGGACGACTTTAGTCTCTACTATGATTCCTATTCTGTGGACGAACGCGTGGACTCTGACAGCAAG TCTGAAGTTGAAGCTCTTGCCGAACAATTGagtgaagaagaggaggaagaggaggaggaggaagaggaagaagaggaagaggaagaggaggaggaagaggaagaagaagatgaGGAGTCAGGCAATCAGTCAGACAGG aGTGGCTCCAGTGGCCGGCGCAAGGCCAAGAAGAAATGGCGGAAGGACAGCCCATGGGTGAAGCCAACCCGGAAACGGCGGAAACGTGAGCCTCCACGAGCCAAGGAGCCACGAG gAGTGAATGGTGTGGGCTCCTCAGGCCCCAGTGAGTACATGGAGGTCCCTCTGGGGTCCCTGGAGCTGCCCAGCGAGGGGACCCTCTCCCCCAACCACGCTG GGGTGTCTAATGACACGTCTTCGCTGGAGACGGAGCGTGGGTTTGAGGAGCTGCCCCTCTGCAGCTGCCGCATGGAGGCGCCCAAGATCGACCGCATCAGCGAGAGGGCGGGGCATAAATGCATGGCCACCGAAAGTGTGGATGGAGAG CTGTCGGGCTGCAATGCTGCAATCCTCAAGCGGGAGACCATGAGGCCCTCCAGCCGTGTGGCCCTGATGGTGCTCTGTGAGACCCACCGTGCCCGTATGGTCAAACATCACTGCTGCCCAGGTTGTGGCTACTTCTGCACGGCG GGCACCTTCCTGGAGTGCCACCCTGACTTCCGCGTGGCTCATCGCTTCCACAAGGCCTGTGTGTCCCAACTGAACGGGATGGTCTTTTGTCCCCACTGTGGGGAGGATGCCTCCGAGGCTCAGGAGGTGACCATCCCCCGGGGGGATGGGATGACCCCACCAGCTGGTGCTGCAGCCCCTGCCCCACCACCCCTGGCCCAGGATGCTCCCGGGAGAGCAGACACATCCCAGCCCAG CGCCCGGATGCGAGGGCATGGTGAGCCCCGACGTCCCCTCTGTGACCCCCTGGCGGACACCATTGACAGCTCAGGGCCCTCTCTTACCCTGCCCAATGGGGGCTGCCTCTCAGCTGTGGGGCTGCCTCCTGGACCAGGCCGGGAAGCCCTGGAAAAGGCCCTGGTCATCCAGGAGTCAGAGAG GCGGAAGAAGCTTCGTTTCCACCCACGACAGCTGTACCTGTCGGTGAAGCAGGGGGAGCTGCAGAAGGTGATCCTGATGCTGT TGGACAACCTGGACCCCAACTTCCAGAGTGACCAGCAGAGCAAGCGCACGCCCCTGCACGCAGCTGCCCAGAAGGGCTCCGTGGAGATCTGCCACGTGCTGCTGCAG GCTGGAGCCAACATCAATGCAGTGGACAAGCAGCAGCGGACGCCGCTAATGGAGGCCGTGGTGAACAACCACCTGGAGGTGGCACGCTACATGGTGCAGCGTGGTGGCTGCGTCTACAGCAAG GAAGAGGATGGCTCCACCTGCCTCCACCATGCAGCCAAAATCGGGAACCTGGAGATGGTCAGCCTGCTGCTCAGCACAGGACAGGTGGATGTCAATGCCCAG GACAGTGGGGGGTGGACGCCCATCATCTGGGCCGCAGAGCACAAGCACATTGAGGTGATACGCATGCTGTTGACACGGGGCGCCGATGTCACCCTCACTGACAAT GAAGAGAACATCTGCCTGCACTGGGCCTCCTTCACTGGCAGCGCCGCCATTGCTGAGGTCCTCCTGAACGCCCGCTGTGACCTGCATGCTGTCAACTACCACGGGGACACGCCCCTGCACATCGCAGCCAGGGAGAGCTACCATGACTGCGTGCT GTTGTTCCTGTCACGTGGGGCAAACCCTGAGCTGCGGAACAAAGAGGGGGACACAGCATGGGACTTGACCCCTGAGCGCTCCGATGTGTGGTTCGCACTCCAGCTAAACCGCAAGCTGCGGCTCGGAGTGGGAAACCGGGCCATCCGCACAGAGAAGATCATCTGCCG GGATGTGGCTCGGGGCTATGAGAACGTGCCCATTCCCTGTGTCAATGGTGTGGATGGGGAGCCCTGCCCCGAGGACTACAAGTACATCTCAGAGAACTGCGAGACATCCACCATGAACATTGACCGTAACATCACCCACCTGCAG CACTGCACATGTGTGGATGACTGCTCCAGCTCCAACTGCCTTTGCGGCCAGCTTAGCATCCGGTGCTGGTACGACAAG GACGGGCGGCTGCTCCAGGAGTTTAACAAGATCGAGCCCCCCCTGATTTTTGAGTGTAACCAGGCTTGCTCCTGCTGGAGGAACTGCAAGAACCGGGTAGTGCAAAGTGGCATCAA ggTGAGACTGCAGCTCTACCGGACAGCCAAGATGGGCTGGGGGGTCCGTGCCCTGCAGACCATCCCCCAGGGGACCTTCATCTGCGA GTATGTCGGGGAGCTGATCTCCGATGCCGAGGCCGATGTGAGAGAGGATGATTCTTACCTCTTCGACTTAGACAACAAG GATGGAGAGGTGTACTGCATTGATGCCCGTTACTATGGCAATATCAGCCGCTTCATCAACCACCTGTGCGACCCCAACATCATCCCCGTCCGGGTTTTCATGCTGCACCAAGACCTGCGGTTTCCACGCATTGCCTTCTTCAGTTCCCGAGACATCCGGACGGGGGAGGAGCTAGG gtttgaCTATGGTGACCGCTTCTGGGACATCAAAAGCAAATATTTCACCTGCCAGTGTGGCTCTGAGAAGTGCAAGCATTCAGCCGAGGCCATTGCCCTGGAGCAGAGCCGCCTGGCCCGCCTGGACCCCCACCCTGAGCTGCTGCCTGAGCTCAGCTCCCTGCCCCCCGTCAACCCCTGA